The sequence TCGTTCGTAGAAATCTTGTCGTTTCAGGTATCAATTTGCTGGCGCTCAAAGATCAGCAGATTGAGATTGGTGAGGTAGTACTTCAGGTTACCGGGCAGTGCCACCCCTGCTCCAAAATGGAAACGGCGCTTGGGCCAGGCGGTTACAACGCCATGCGTGGACACGGAGGCATGACAGCGAAGGTGATTCGGGGTGGAACAATACGAGTTGGGGATACCGTCGTCGTGACTAAACCGACCTGATTGATACCGATACGTCTAAACTAGCGCTGTTTAGTTGCTTTGTCCGGATCGGCGGAGAGTTTGCTGGGCCGGTTGAAGCCGTCCCGGTAGCGATTGCGCAGTTGCTGAATGGTATTGATGAGGTCGTAGTCCTGCGATTTGAGCAGAAATTCATCATCTAGATCGCAGAAATCGAAGAAGCGATCGATTTCATCCGCTTTGAGGTTGGTCGACTGTTCGACCAGTAAACGGAACCGTTCGAGAGCCAATGCGTGACGCCGGTCCTGCTGCATGATGTAATACGCCTTTCGGTCAGATTTGGGCCGTTTGGCAAACAATTCATAGAGCAGTGTAACGCCAGCACCATCGGCCAGCCGGTCAAAAGCCTGTTCGCCCGTTACTTTTTTTGAGGCTACGGGTTCATCCAAAAGCTGCTGAATCTCCCGCTTGACTTCTTCATATCGTTTTCCTGTAACCGTAACCTCCGCCAGCTCCACAACGCGGTAAGGCATCGGAGGAAGGGCAAGGGCTGTGATGGTTGGGTTATCGGCGCCGTCGTAGCGAATGCCCGTGCGGTTATACAACTGGCTCGTGAGAATGAGCGAATCGCCGGGTAATACCGTCAGGAAAAAACGGCCGGTTGAGTTCGTTCGGGCCCGTTGCCGAGTCCGTTGGTTAATGACTGTAACCTTGTCAACCCCTTTTTGGCTGGTCTGGTCGACCACTGTGCCAATAACATATTTGCCTTGTGCCCATGCAGAACCCGGTTCAGCGACCAGCGCGGTCAGAATAAGCAGGAGTTGAACGATGAGTTGACGCATAGGGCTTATAAAACAACCTGTGCCACTGCTCAGCGCAATGGCACAGGTTTTACACAGTCAGTACGTAAAGTTACGTTTTTTTTGGTTTCGCCAAGGCGAACTACCGCGTTAAAAAACGTTAACCAGTTGCTGTACCCGATCGAGAGACATTTCCGTAAAATCCCGAATGACATCATCGACAAACGGCCGAAGCTCATCCGGGGTTAGGGTCGTGGCGACCCCAACGACAAAAGCGCCCGCTGCTTTACCGGCCTGAATGCCCGGCATCGAATCTTCAAAGACAACACTATCTGCCGGATCGACCCCTAATTGGGCCATTGCTTTCTGGTAAATTTCCGGGTCAGGTTTGGGATGACTGACCATACTTTCGTTCAGCAGGGCATCGAAATAAGGACGAAGATTCAGCGCATCGATAATAAAGTCGAGGTTTTCGACGGGAGCCGACGTAGCCACCGCTGTGCGAATACCAGCCGCTTTTAACGCTTTCAGAAAGTCGACAAATCCCGCTACAGGCGTGATAACCGGCTGATACAGTTCCCGAAATAATGCTTCCTTTTCGTAAGCTAACTGGAGTGATTCCGCTGCGGTAAGCGTGCGGTCCGCGAATAAGTGAGCGACAATATCGGTATTGTGTTTTCCCGAAACGTATTGAATAAAATCGCTGTCACTCAACGTTTTGCCATAGCGCTGATAATACTCCCGCCAGGCAATTCGGTGGTGTGGATTCGTATCCACGATCACACCGTCCATGTCAAAAATTACTGCTTTCATACTTTGATAGTAAACACCGGGAACGTTTTGACAGCTTATCCAGAGATGATTTCGTCCTGAAAATTGCTGCCCGATGTTTGTCGGTTAAAATAAGTTTACAATACGAGCCAGACCAGCTGAAATGAGGAGCACGACGGCTACAAAGCCCAGGCCATAATACAGGCCAAACGCTTCGGCGACGAAGCCAATGACGGGTGGGCCAGCCAGAAATCCGATGAAGCTAAAGGTAGCAAAGGTAGCTAAACCGGCAGCTGGTGGAATGCCCGGTACGCGCATGGAGGCTGCATACAAAATGGGTGCTCCGAGCGAACAGCCTGCCCCAAGTATGGCAAAGCCAATGAGCGCCGTGGCCGGATAGGGGAGTGCGATGGCGAAGAAAAGGCCAAATGCCGCTAATAAACCGCCAATTTGCAGCCAGCGTTTAGAGCCGATTTTAGGGATTATGGCATCGCCCAGAAACCGTAAACTGGTCATCATCAGTGAAAAACTGCCAAAGCCCAGAGCCGCAATCTGACTGCTGGCCCCAAGGGTTTCGCGCAGATACACCGCACTCCAGTCAAAGGCGGCCCCTTCGCCCATGGCCACTGCCAGACCGATCAGAATCATCAGGAGCAGATCCAGATTGGGCCGTACGAAAGATGATCCCGTTTTTTCGCCGGTTTCGGTCCGACTGCTCGACGGAATCTGAGCCAGCAGCGGCTGAAGCACGAATGTCAGGATCAGGATCAGCCCCGACATGATCGCTACGTGTACCGAAGGCGACACGTGCAAGGCAATAACGGCCCCGGCGATGCCCGAGCCGAGCAGACCCCCCAAGCTCCACATACCATGACAGGACGACATGATGACGATGCCCTGTGATCGTTCGAGGTTGGTTGCACTGGTATTCATGGCCACGTTAATCAGGGCTGCGTTAAGACCCATCAGAAACAAACCGATAGCCAAAATGGCCGGATTTGGTGCATTGAGCGGAATCAGAACTGCTACTGTCAAACCCACCGCCGACCAGAAACATGCTTTCGCTTCGCCTAACCTGGAAATAACCCAACCGGTCAGAGGATTCATAATCAGTAAGCCAACTGGCATGGCAAAGAGCGTTAAGCCCAGTTCGGAGTCAGAGAGGTGTAATTTTTCTTTTACATGCGGTATATGAGCGACCCAGCTACCGAACAGAATACTGTCGGAAGCGAAGACCAGTCCAATCGCCAGGGCGTGCCGATTCAGAAAAAACGTCAACAGGTTGCGGACGAATGGATTCCGGTGCGGCTTATCGATAGAAATCGTTGTATTCATATTGCAAAAATAGCCAGCGATTGCTGGCTATTTTATTAATCTATTATCCGTAACTGATGGTACATTACCTGTTTCAGTTCAAAAAGGGTTAATTCATTGTCAACCCGGTATTATTTTTAAGGTGGCCTGCCATCGCTTTACGTAGTTTTTCGACCTTTGGCAACGAGACCCGCTGGATGTAAGGCTGGTCGGGATGCAGGGAAAAATAATTCTGGTGGTAATTTTCGGCAGGATAGAAAACCTTAAACGATTCAACCTCCGTTACAACTTTACCACTGTAATGTTTCGACTCGTTAACTCGCTTGATGGCGGCTTCAATGTCAGCTTTTTCGGCGGGTGTCCGGTAGAAAACCATCGACCGGTAATCGCGGCCTACGTCTGGTCCCTGGCGATTGAGTGTGGTGGGGTCATGACCAGCAAAAAACGCATCGAGCAACTGTGAATACGTAATGACTTTAGGGTCATAATAAACCTGTACGGATTCAGCGTGACCCGTTTCATCCGTAGAAACCTGTTCGTACGTCGGATTTTTAACGGTGCCACCGGCGTAACCGGAGATGACCTCGTTTACCCCTTTAAGTTGGTTCATGCCTTCATCCAAAGCCCAGAAGCATCCGCCCGCGAATGTTGCCACCGCTTCACCCGCTTTTGGAGTAGGCAGTTTAGCCGGTGTATAATCTTTAGACTGGCCTTGTGCGCAACCCGCCAGTAAGAGTATATTGAGCGCCAATAACTGAATTCGTGTCATGCTGTTTATGATTGGCATTTTGTTGGTTAATAAACGTTTAAAAACAGGTTGCGGTTTCTTTTATGTGTCGTCTGGATAACAAAATCAGTTAAATTGAAGAAGAAAGAAAGCAGAGAACTTAAAGGGAAAGAAATCGGCACTCAATCTCTCTTGGCCTTCATTACACGTTTCCTTCGATATGAAACTCCAATTCGAAAAAATTGAACCCGAAGCGGGTAGTTCGTTCCGGGTTGTGCATAATACAGAGCCGGAAACCTGCCGGGTATACTGGCATTATCACCCTGAATATGAGATTGTTTTTATTCCCAGCGGTGATGGTCAGCGCCGGGTTGGCACTAACGTGTCGCGCTATGAAGGGGGAGAACTGGTATTTATTGGGCCAAACCTGCCTCACCTGAATTTTAGCTATGGTCAGGAAGGTCAATTCGAGGAAATTGTGGTGCAGATGCGTGATAACTTTCTGGGCGAGGCATTCCTGCAAAAGCCCGAATTAAAAGGCGTTCAGCGATTGTTTGAGCGGGCGCACAGGGGGCTTACATTTGGTGGTGATACCAAGCAAAAGGTGGGCTCCTGGCTGGCGCAGCTGCCCGACCAGTCACCATTTGAGCGATTACTGACTCTCCTGCGGGTGTTACAGCAACTGGCCGATGCGTCGGATGTCGAGCCACTCCACGCCGACGGTGTTCGGTTTGACCTGAACCCCAAAGAGCAGGAGCGCATAAATCGAGTTTGTCAGTATGTGGAGCAACATTATACTCAACCCGTTGATGTTCGGGAGGTTGCCGACCTTGCGAGCCTTACAGTTCCAGCGTTTTGTCGTTATTTCAAGCGAATGACGCATCTGACCTTCACCGATTTTGTGAACGAATACCGTGTCAATCAGGCTCGCCGGATGCTTCAGTCATCCCGTACTGTGGCTGATGTAGGCTTTGCCGTCGGGTTCAACAACCTGTCCCATTTTAACAAAACATTTCGCGCCGTAACTGGCCAGACACCGAGCGCTTATCGAAAGGCACTGATTGGGTAGAATCAGAAAAATAGACTATTCGCCGTGAGTACTGTAATCCGGTAATTGCGCTTTCGTCAGGAGCCTGAAGCCGTGCCACGGTTACTCATGATGCGCGAACAAGCCGTGGCACGGCTTCAGGCTCCTGACGAAAGGCTAATAGTATTGTCTATAAATTTACTGGAATATGTAGTGCACTGAGAGTTAAGATTTTAGCTAGAAATGTTGTTGCTCATATTAAACGATTTGCTGTAACAAAGTAGACCTATAAAAATATTTTATTATCTATGTGAGGTAAGCAAGTCCAAACTTGTCTATGTTAAGTACTACCCGCTTATCATAGACAAGTTTGTATGCAGTCAGTACCTTTAGTTAATGACCAGCACCAATCCGACAGCATACTTCCTCTGTTGGTTAGCTATCAATCCGAAATCACAACCAAAGTGACGGATGATGAATTAATACTTCGGCAATTATTTGCACAGGATGCAAAGAAAGGCTGTGCGTTCCTGTTTAGGCGGTATTATACGAATCTGGTCAATCATGCTGTTCGTTTCGTCTATTCAAAGGAGGTAGCCGAAGATTTAGTAGCCGAGGTGTTTACATTATTCTGGCAGGACCGGATTTTTGAACACATTACTACATCGTACCGGGCCTATCTCTACAAAGCCGTTCGGCATAAGGCTTACAATTATCTCCGCTGGGAATTACGCAAATCGGATTCATTGGAACTGGCTGACGATCAATCCATTCCTGCATCGCTGCAACCCGACCAGGTGCTGCATTACAGCGAGCTTCACCAGAAAATCGACTCGGTTATTCAATCCCTGCCTCCCCAATGCCAGCGGGCTTTTCTGCTGAGCCGCATTGAGGGTAAGAAATACGCCGAAATAGCGCAGGATATGCAAATCAGTAGCAGCGCCGTCGAAAAGCTGCTCATCCGTGCCCTAAGCAAACTCCGTCAGGAGCTGAAAACAGAGTGGTTTATATCACTGGTCATGTGGCTGTCTATTGGCCATGCTTTAGGGTGGGTGAGGTAATGTGTGCACAACTTGTCTAACTGGCAAATCAGAAATGAGCTATGGAACCTTCGCTTATGAAAAATATAGTTTTTGATTTTTTTGATGGAAAAGCCACGGCTATCCAACGAAAATACATCGAAGCCTGGCTGGCTGACGAAGCTAACCAGGAAACATACTACCAGTATCTCGATGAGTGGGAAAGTCAGCGGCCCCAATTTGCCCTGGATGCCGATAAAGCGCTGGATTCGTATCAGCAGATTTTACAAGATACCCATCCTCCTGCTTTTCCGCAGCGAATCTTAAAACCTGATCCGACAGTCTGGACACAACATTGGCTAGGGTGGAGTATCGCGGCTTCATTGCTGCTTGTGGGCCTTCTGGGTGCTTTTCTGTTCCGTTCCGAATTATTGAACAAGTCCTACCAGACAGCCTATGGCCAGACGGCTACGTTTCAACTATCGGATGGGACACGGGTTATGCTGAATGCCAATTCCAGGCTAACGGTGCCCCGGTTTGGTTTTGGGAGCGATACACGTCGGGTATTACTGGAAGGCGAGGGCGAGTTCAAGGTTACCCATACTATAACGAATCAGCGGTTTGTTGTTCAAACACCGGCTAACCTTCAGGTAGAAGTATTAGGCACCGAATTCGTTGTTTACGCCCGAAAACGGGGAGAGCGTGTTTTTCTCAACAAGGGTAAAGTTAAACTCCAGTTACCTCAGGGACAACAGCTTTATATGAAACCCGGCAACGTCGTGACAGTGGCTAATTCGGGGCGCTACCAGCTAACACAATCGTCACCTGCGCGTCATTATCTGGCCTGGAAAGATCATTGGTTTTATTTCGACAACACAACACTGGCCGAGATTGCCCGGCAAATTCAGGAGCGGTTCGGGGTGGATGTGGTAATTGCTGATCCTGAACTCGCCCAACGGCGTATTGCGGGCAATTTCAAGGCCGAAAAGGCGGATGATTTGCTGCAAATTTTGTCGGAATTACTGAATCTGGACGTAGTGAGAACCCGGCGTCATATTGAATTAAGAACACTTAACTGACCAAACGAATCATGTCGTATTTACATATACCCAAAATAGGGCTGGTCTTATTCGGTTTACTCTACCAGCAATTAGCTTTAGCGCAATCGGTCGCGCTGGCCCATCAGCAAAGTAAAACCGTACATACACTCCAGGTATTACCCGCAGAGAGCCAAAAGCTGAAAGAAGTACTCACAACTTTGAGCCGCCAGCATCAGGTTAGTATTTTGTTTGAAGAAACGACCGTGCAGGGAATCACGATTCCGGCCGATGCACAGCTTCGCTCGGGTACGTTAGCCAAACAGCTCCAGGCCCTGTTGAAACCGTATGGCTTAACTGTCAAAAAAATCAACGATCAGGCGTATTACATTATCAAAACACCAACCAAAGACAGTCGCTCGGCAGGGAGTACCAGTCAGACCGAAGCGGCTCTTAGACCGTCTATAGAAGGTGGGGTTTCGACCATACAGGCGCTTGGGACTACATTACCCATGGCGACAGTTGCCGACATCCGTGTAAGTGGCCGTGTAATTGGCGAAAACGGGGATGGGTTGCCCGGTGTCAATGTCGTGATCAAGGGTGCTGTTCGGGGCACCAATACAGATGCCGAAGGCCGCTATCAATTGAGCGTTCCCAATGCCGAAACGACACTGGTTTTCAGCTTTGTGGGTTATGCCACCCAGGAGGTTGTTGTAGGTAACCGTACCACAGTGGATATCAAACTGCTGCCGGATAACAAATCATTGAATGAAGTTGTGGTTGTCGGTTATGGTACGCAATCCCGCAAAAACCTCACCAGCGCTATCAGTACCATTAAACCCGAAGAACTGAACCGGGGGGCCATCAGCGATGTAGGGCAATTGTTGCAGGGTAAAGTGCCGGGCCTGAATATTTCGGCCAATGGTGATCCGAACAGTCCGGCAGCGGTTGTCTTGCGGGGCGCATCGACGATTAACAGTTCGCAGGGGCCGTTCTATGTCATTGACGGCGTGCCTGGTGCCGATATTTCGATCATTGCGCCCGATGATATTGCTTCCATCGATGTGCTGAAAGATGCGGCTGCCACTGCCATTTACGGAAACCGGGCGGCCAATGGGGTAATTATGGTCACGACGAAGCGGGGCAAAAAAGGCCAGGCGCAGATCACCTATAGCGGTTATGTCGGGATTGAAAAGGTATCCAGCAAATTGAACATGATGAATGCCGATCAGCTGCGGGCCTTTCTGACGCAGAATGGGCAATCGTTTTCACCGGCCGACGATAAAGGAGCGAATACAAACTGGCAGGATGCCGTTGAGCGGAGTTCGGCCATTTCGCAAAACCACAACGTTTCGATTAGTGGCGGCACCGATCATAGCACCTACAGCGCCAGTATCAATTACCTCGATAAGCAGGGAATTTTGCAGGGTAGCTCGCTGAACCGGGTCATTGCCCGGCTGGCGGTTGAGCAGTATGCCTTTAACGATAAAGTGAAATTTGGTCTGAACGTGACCAATTCGAACAGCAATGCCAACAATACGCCCCTGCGTAATAATGTGCTGTTGCAGATGATCAATCACTTGCCCGTATCGCCTATAACAAACCCGGATGGCAGCTATTTTGAAAATTTTCAGAATACGGGCTACTTCAATCCGGCCGCTATGATTAATCATGCGAAGGACAATACGAAATTCAATAATCTGGTGGGGTCATTAACAACCCATGTACAGCTTCCGTTGGGATTCTCGTATGATCTGAATCTTTCGTACCAGAATTCGACATCCCTGCATGGCGAATCCTACGACAGCTATTTCACCCAGTACAACAGTGCCAACTTCTACAACAATCCTGATCCGCCACTGGTCCACAGCCTGCTGAATTTCGGGACGAATGGATCGGCGCTCAGAAACACGTACCAAACCACGCGCAAGGTGCTGGAAACCTTTTTTACCTGGAACAAAGAATTTGGTGATCACTCCATAAACGCCGTATTGGGTTATTCGTGGCAGGGTAACGTTTCGGGCGATGGCTTTCAGACATCGAGTACCAACTTCCCCGTCGATAACATTGGCTACAATAATTTCGCTCTCAGTAACCCCTATGCGGTGTCCTCTTATCGGGTGAATTTCGGTGTCGACGGTATTTATCAGGAAACACGGTTGATTTCTGATTTTGCCCGCCTGAACTACAACTACAAGGACCGGTATCTGGTGCAGGGATCGATTCGGCGCGATGGTAGCTCGGTATTTGGAGCTAACAATCAATGGGGTTACTTCCCGGCGGTCGGTGCTGCCTGGCGCATTAATCAGGAAGGATTTATGCAGAACCAAAACCTGTTTAATGACCTGAAATTACGGGCCAGCTACGGCGTTACCGGGAACTCGTCGGGATTCAATGCCTACACTGCTCAATTCATATCGGGTAGCCTCGGTACGTATTATTACAATGGTGTTCAAACGGCTGCCTACGGCCCAACTCAGGCTGCCAACCCCAATTTG comes from Spirosoma aureum and encodes:
- a CDS encoding MOSC domain-containing protein, which translates into the protein MENIKDLFNIFPRPGRVEWIGIRPERRNPVVVVQSVDVSEKKGLLGDHYSGQSGNRHVTLIQAEHLPVVAALTGRDELDPGIVRRNLVVSGINLLALKDQQIEIGEVVLQVTGQCHPCSKMETALGPGGYNAMRGHGGMTAKVIRGGTIRVGDTVVVTKPT
- a CDS encoding RNA polymerase sigma-70 factor, producing the protein MQSVPLVNDQHQSDSILPLLVSYQSEITTKVTDDELILRQLFAQDAKKGCAFLFRRYYTNLVNHAVRFVYSKEVAEDLVAEVFTLFWQDRIFEHITTSYRAYLYKAVRHKAYNYLRWELRKSDSLELADDQSIPASLQPDQVLHYSELHQKIDSVIQSLPPQCQRAFLLSRIEGKKYAEIAQDMQISSSAVEKLLIRALSKLRQELKTEWFISLVMWLSIGHALGWVR
- a CDS encoding HAD family hydrolase, coding for MKAVIFDMDGVIVDTNPHHRIAWREYYQRYGKTLSDSDFIQYVSGKHNTDIVAHLFADRTLTAAESLQLAYEKEALFRELYQPVITPVAGFVDFLKALKAAGIRTAVATSAPVENLDFIIDALNLRPYFDALLNESMVSHPKPDPEIYQKAMAQLGVDPADSVVFEDSMPGIQAGKAAGAFVVGVATTLTPDELRPFVDDVIRDFTEMSLDRVQQLVNVF
- a CDS encoding FecR family protein — translated: MKNIVFDFFDGKATAIQRKYIEAWLADEANQETYYQYLDEWESQRPQFALDADKALDSYQQILQDTHPPAFPQRILKPDPTVWTQHWLGWSIAASLLLVGLLGAFLFRSELLNKSYQTAYGQTATFQLSDGTRVMLNANSRLTVPRFGFGSDTRRVLLEGEGEFKVTHTITNQRFVVQTPANLQVEVLGTEFVVYARKRGERVFLNKGKVKLQLPQGQQLYMKPGNVVTVANSGRYQLTQSSPARHYLAWKDHWFYFDNTTLAEIARQIQERFGVDVVIADPELAQRRIAGNFKAEKADDLLQILSELLNLDVVRTRRHIELRTLN
- a CDS encoding helix-turn-helix domain-containing protein, translating into MKLQFEKIEPEAGSSFRVVHNTEPETCRVYWHYHPEYEIVFIPSGDGQRRVGTNVSRYEGGELVFIGPNLPHLNFSYGQEGQFEEIVVQMRDNFLGEAFLQKPELKGVQRLFERAHRGLTFGGDTKQKVGSWLAQLPDQSPFERLLTLLRVLQQLADASDVEPLHADGVRFDLNPKEQERINRVCQYVEQHYTQPVDVREVADLASLTVPAFCRYFKRMTHLTFTDFVNEYRVNQARRMLQSSRTVADVGFAVGFNNLSHFNKTFRAVTGQTPSAYRKALIG
- a CDS encoding MFS transporter, which gives rise to MNTTISIDKPHRNPFVRNLLTFFLNRHALAIGLVFASDSILFGSWVAHIPHVKEKLHLSDSELGLTLFAMPVGLLIMNPLTGWVISRLGEAKACFWSAVGLTVAVLIPLNAPNPAILAIGLFLMGLNAALINVAMNTSATNLERSQGIVIMSSCHGMWSLGGLLGSGIAGAVIALHVSPSVHVAIMSGLILILTFVLQPLLAQIPSSSRTETGEKTGSSFVRPNLDLLLMILIGLAVAMGEGAAFDWSAVYLRETLGASSQIAALGFGSFSLMMTSLRFLGDAIIPKIGSKRWLQIGGLLAAFGLFFAIALPYPATALIGFAILGAGCSLGAPILYAASMRVPGIPPAAGLATFATFSFIGFLAGPPVIGFVAEAFGLYYGLGFVAVVLLISAGLARIVNLF
- a CDS encoding SusC/RagA family TonB-linked outer membrane protein, with amino-acid sequence MSYLHIPKIGLVLFGLLYQQLALAQSVALAHQQSKTVHTLQVLPAESQKLKEVLTTLSRQHQVSILFEETTVQGITIPADAQLRSGTLAKQLQALLKPYGLTVKKINDQAYYIIKTPTKDSRSAGSTSQTEAALRPSIEGGVSTIQALGTTLPMATVADIRVSGRVIGENGDGLPGVNVVIKGAVRGTNTDAEGRYQLSVPNAETTLVFSFVGYATQEVVVGNRTTVDIKLLPDNKSLNEVVVVGYGTQSRKNLTSAISTIKPEELNRGAISDVGQLLQGKVPGLNISANGDPNSPAAVVLRGASTINSSQGPFYVIDGVPGADISIIAPDDIASIDVLKDAAATAIYGNRAANGVIMVTTKRGKKGQAQITYSGYVGIEKVSSKLNMMNADQLRAFLTQNGQSFSPADDKGANTNWQDAVERSSAISQNHNVSISGGTDHSTYSASINYLDKQGILQGSSLNRVIARLAVEQYAFNDKVKFGLNVTNSNSNANNTPLRNNVLLQMINHLPVSPITNPDGSYFENFQNTGYFNPAAMINHAKDNTKFNNLVGSLTTHVQLPLGFSYDLNLSYQNSTSLHGESYDSYFTQYNSANFYNNPDPPLVHSLLNFGTNGSALRNTYQTTRKVLETFFTWNKEFGDHSINAVLGYSWQGNVSGDGFQTSSTNFPVDNIGYNNFALSNPYAVSSYRVNFGVDGIYQETRLISDFARLNYNYKDRYLVQGSIRRDGSSVFGANNQWGYFPAVGAAWRINQEGFMQNQNLFNDLKLRASYGVTGNSSGFNAYTAQFISGSLGTYYYNGVQTAAYGPTQAANPNLQWEKTATTNIGLDFTVLKGKLSGTLEWYDKNTTGMIYSYRVDPILVPVGSIIANGGSMSNKGVEFSLSATPVSTSKFSWTTGLNLAHNTNKITSLTNPLFVGGDSVRTTQPEGNGQTGSTLQILKAGMPLGQFFTLQYAGKNDKGVSQYVSQKGDLTTTPTIGTDYKYLGSPQPKLLVGWTNTLRYGNFDFNVFFRGVFGNKIFNATRADLFRPSTAQFTNILVDVADEKATDVNSFKYSSRFIEDGSYVRLDNATLGYNFKKLGQYVKTIRVYASVNNAFVITGYKGIDPEINQGGIAPGVDANNFYPKTRTILVGLNASF
- the msrA gene encoding peptide-methionine (S)-S-oxide reductase MsrA, whose amino-acid sequence is MTRIQLLALNILLLAGCAQGQSKDYTPAKLPTPKAGEAVATFAGGCFWALDEGMNQLKGVNEVISGYAGGTVKNPTYEQVSTDETGHAESVQVYYDPKVITYSQLLDAFFAGHDPTTLNRQGPDVGRDYRSMVFYRTPAEKADIEAAIKRVNESKHYSGKVVTEVESFKVFYPAENYHQNYFSLHPDQPYIQRVSLPKVEKLRKAMAGHLKNNTGLTMN
- a CDS encoding peptidase associated/transthyretin-like domain-containing protein, which gives rise to MRQLIVQLLLILTALVAEPGSAWAQGKYVIGTVVDQTSQKGVDKVTVINQRTRQRARTNSTGRFFLTVLPGDSLILTSQLYNRTGIRYDGADNPTITALALPPMPYRVVELAEVTVTGKRYEEVKREIQQLLDEPVASKKVTGEQAFDRLADGAGVTLLYELFAKRPKSDRKAYYIMQQDRRHALALERFRLLVEQSTNLKADEIDRFFDFCDLDDEFLLKSQDYDLINTIQQLRNRYRDGFNRPSKLSADPDKATKQR